In the genome of Candidatus Margulisiibacteriota bacterium, the window GCACATGGCGTTAGAGTTAAGCGGCGATCCCCAGGAGATCGAGCAAGGGATCACCTATTTAAAGAGTGAGGGGGTCAAGGTTGAACCGCTCTCCAAGGATATCCGGGTCAACTGGGACAAATGCGTCCAGTGCGGCGCCTGCGTCGCCATCTGTCCGACCGGCGCCCTTTATATCAAGGACCGCCGGACGATGGAGGTCGCTTTCGATGCCGACAAATGCATTGCCTGCGAACTTTGCATCCGCCCTTGTCCGCCCAGGGCCATTGAGGTACACTTCTAATAGGTAGCCGGGAAACCAGAGACTGAACGTCCCTGCCTGCCGGCAGGCAGGTCGGTTTCCCGGTTTTTTGGAAACCGCGAAGTTCATTCGCAGGTTTCCAAAAAATGTCAAAAGAGAAGGAAAACAAACTTAAGACGGTCCTGACTGCATTGGGCAAAGTATTAGTCGCTTTTTCCGGCGGGGTGGACAGCACTTATCTCCTTTACGCGGCTAAAGAGGCGTTGGGGAAGGACAATGTGCTGGCCTGCATTGCCGAATCACCGACCTATCCGATGGAAGAGGTCGAGGATGCTATCCGGGTGGCCGATGAGCTGGGGGTTCGGGTCAGACAGATCGTGACCGAGGAGTTCTCGGACGAGAACTTTGTCGCCAACAGCCGGGAACGCTGTTATTTCTGCAAGAAAGAGCTCTTTGCCAAGATGAAACAGCTGGCGCAAGAGAACGGGATCAGTTGGGTCGTTGACGGCTCCAACGCCGATGACCTCAACGATTTCCGGCCGGGGAGCCGGGCCAAAGAGGAGTTTGGCGTCCGCAGTCCGCTCCAAGAGGCGGAATTGACCAAAAAGGAGATCAGGGAGTTGTCGAAAGCGGCCGGTTTGCGGACCTGGGATAAACCTTCCATGGCTTGTCTTGCTTCGCGCATCCCTTACGGGACGCGGCTGGATGAAGCGGTGCTGAAAATGGTCGGCACAGGGGAGAAATTCCTGAAGGCGATGGGCTTTGGCCAACTCCGCGTTCGCCATCATAACCAGATCGCCCGGATCGAGGTTGATAACGACACGGTCGGCCAGGTCCTGGTCAAGAAAACGATGGACCAGATCGTCAAAAAATTCGAGGAGCTCGGTTATCTTTATGTCACACTTGACCTGAAAGGTTACCGGTCAGGGAGCATGAATGAGGGGTTTACTCCCAATGAATAGGATCTATCTCGATCACGCGGCGACTACGCCAACTGATCCCAAAGTGGTGGAGGCAATGCTGCCGTATTTCAGCGAAAAGTACGGCAATCCGTCATCGATCCACTCTTTTGGCCAGGAGACCAGGGCGGCCGTGGAAAAGGGGCGGGAGCAGGTTGCCGGACTGATCGGTTGCGCGGCGGACGAGATCGTTTTTACCTCCGGCGGGACGGAAGCCGATAACCAGGCAATTGAAGGTATCGCTTTTGCCAATCAGCAGAACGGGAACCATATCATCACCACCGCAATCGAGCACCATGCCGTTTCCAAATGCTGTGAATTCCTCAAGAAGCACGGTTTTGAGATAACTTACCTGCCGGTCGACAAATATGGGCTAGTCGATCCTGATGCTGTAGCTAAAGCGATCACCGCTAAGACTATCCTGGTCTCGGTCATGCACGCCAACAACGAAATGGGGACGATCGAGCCGATAAAGGCGATCGGGGAAGTAGTGAGGGACGCTGGTACCAGGTACCTGGTACCAGGTACCAAGGATGGAAAACGGAAAATATATTTCCACACCGACGCGGTCCAGACTGTGGGCCATATTCCGGTTAATGTTAATGAGCTGGGGGTTGATCTCCTTTC includes:
- a CDS encoding NIL domain-containing protein yields the protein MASKKIVLLFPKEKIDKPLVSKLIKDHNLVFNILKASITPDQEGHMALELSGDPQEIEQGITYLKSEGVKVEPLSKDIRVNWDKCVQCGACVAICPTGALYIKDRRTMEVAFDADKCIACELCIRPCPPRAIEVHF
- the nifS gene encoding cysteine desulfurase NifS, which translates into the protein MNRIYLDHAATTPTDPKVVEAMLPYFSEKYGNPSSIHSFGQETRAAVEKGREQVAGLIGCAADEIVFTSGGTEADNQAIEGIAFANQQNGNHIITTAIEHHAVSKCCEFLKKHGFEITYLPVDKYGLVDPDAVAKAITAKTILVSVMHANNEMGTIEPIKAIGEVVRDAGTRYLVPGTKDGKRKIYFHTDAVQTVGHIPVNVNELGVDLLSISAHKLYGPKGVGALYIRKGTRLTPFLHGGSQERNRRASTENVPGIVGFGVAAELAKGEMLADAKKMAGLRDKMIKGILEAIPDTQLNGHPTERLPNNVNVSVRYIEGESMLLSLDMEGIAASTGSACTSGSLEPSHVMLAIGLTHEVAHGSLRFSLGKQTTEEEIDRTVTELKTIVERLRSMSPLGKKN
- the larE gene encoding ATP-dependent sacrificial sulfur transferase LarE, with amino-acid sequence MSKEKENKLKTVLTALGKVLVAFSGGVDSTYLLYAAKEALGKDNVLACIAESPTYPMEEVEDAIRVADELGVRVRQIVTEEFSDENFVANSRERCYFCKKELFAKMKQLAQENGISWVVDGSNADDLNDFRPGSRAKEEFGVRSPLQEAELTKKEIRELSKAAGLRTWDKPSMACLASRIPYGTRLDEAVLKMVGTGEKFLKAMGFGQLRVRHHNQIARIEVDNDTVGQVLVKKTMDQIVKKFEELGYLYVTLDLKGYRSGSMNEGFTPNE